In Shewanella sp. GD04112, the sequence AAGGCTTCTAAATTGGTCGACTAAGTTGTAGGTAAAGGAGTCGAAGTTATCGAGTAAATAGAGTTTCATCTTAGGCTCCTTATCATTGTTGTTCGGTCGAAGTGGTCGCAGTTGCTTGATGGCTTTCATCCAAGCCTGCGCCCATCTTGATGGCAGAAATCACCGCCTGCGCCTTTTGGCGCGTTTCATCGGCTTCACTCTGGGGATCGGAATCAAACACCACGCCAGCACCCGCTTGGATATGGGCCACGCCGTTTTTCACAAAGGCGGAGCGGATAACAATACAGGTGTCCATATCCCCAAGGGCGTTGAGGTAACCCACTGCGCCACCATAGCTACCTCGACGGGTCTTTTCCGCCTGACGTACGAGTTGCGAGGCGCGCACTTTCGGGGCGCCAACCAGAGTGCCCATATTCATACAGGCCTGATAGGCGTGGAGTGCATCTAAGTCTTGGCGTAGTTGACCTGTGACGCGGCTGACTAAATGCATCACGTGGGAATAACGGTCGACTTTAAGTAGCTCGGCCACTTTGCGACTGCCGCTTTGGCTGATACGGGCGATATCGTTACGGGCTAAATCGACCAACATTAAGTGTTCGGAGAGCTCTTTTTTATCCAAACGCAATTCGAGTTCGATACGGCTATCGAGGTCGAAATCAATCTTGCCGCTGGCGGTTTTACCGCGCTTACGGGTGCCTGCAATCGGGTAGACTTCGACTTGATTGTTGCTGGCTTCATATTTCAGCGCGCTCTCGGGTGAGGCGCCAAACAGGGTGAAGTCATGGCCCCTGAAATAAAACATATAGGGGCTGGGGTTGGTTAATCGCAGCGCGCGGTAAGCGCCTAAGGTATTGGGGCAGGGCAGGCTAAAGCTGCGTGAAGGCACGACTTGAAAGATGTCGCCGGCAATAATGTGTTCTTTTAAATCGATAACAGTTTGCTTGAAGTCCTCATCACTGACATTCACTTGCTCTGTGGCCGTTATGCCAACGAGGGCGGGCGCAGGCGTTGCATTCTTGGCTAAGGCTTCACATTGGGCGCGGATATTCTCTGCTCGCTCGGCTAAGGCTTGGGTCACAACGGAATGCTTTTCAGTGCCTTCACTGAAGTTGTGGGTGATTAGCTCGGCGTGCTTTTGCTTGTGATCGATAAGAATTAAGGTTTCGGCGAGATAAAATAAATAATCAGGACAATCATTTGCACCATTTGGTGCTTCAGGCAGTGGCTCGACGGTATCAATCAAATCGTAGGCGAGCACGCCACCTAAAAATAAGTCTTTGAATGCTGGCTTGGATTGGCTGTCAGTATGAGCGCCGCAGTCGATATGCTTTACAAACAAGCGCAAACCATCGAGGGGCGAGGTGGATTTTAAGCGCGCATCTTCATCCTTAAGCTCGGTATCTTTTTGTAGCGTGACCACTAGGTTGTGGCCATCACGTTGACATTGAGTTTGGCTTGCGCGAGCAGTAAAAAATTGCTCGATGGGGGCGAGTAAACTAATGCCATTGTCACTCAGTGCGCTAAAGCGTAAACGATAACCGTCGCAGCGGATCATCAGCGCCGCATGGGTCATCACCATGCTCTTAAGATTTTCCTTGCTGTCGATTTCCGCCGATTCTAACAACATGGTATGGGGCGCATCTTGAGTGATGTGCTGGTACAGACGCAGTGGGTCGCTATGGTATGCCAGCGCAGCCTTTAGCGTATGTGAACGTGCGAATGTCTGTTGAGACGAGGCAACATTTTCGCCATCAACTTGGGTAACCTGATTAAATGTCTTTAGGGTCATGCTTATCTCGCTTTTTATCCGTTTACCGCGTTGCAGACATTTTTCGCACCAACAAAAAAGCCCGCATTTCTGCGGGCTTTTTTGTTGATTCTGTTACTTTCAAATGAGCACAGAGCTTCACACCACCCGCTAAGTTGGGAAGTGCCACCACCAAATGATGTTGAAAGAAGCGTTAATCTGAGTCATTCAAAAGGGTCTCAATAATTCGTTAGTTGAGCTATAGAAAACATGAGCCTGAGGCGAAAGTCAATTGAATATTTTTCAAAATGATGGATTAACGCCGCTAAATCACTGTACCGAATGCCATTCCTGCTCGATAAAGTGTGAGATAAATGCACATTTCATCTTAAATTCACGTACAATAACGGCATGAATACTCAAAGCATATTGGCTGACTTGCACAGCCACACGACCGCATCCGACGGTCATCTCACGCCGTCCGAGCTGGTCGCCAGAGCCCTTGAAAAGGGCGTGCAGTTATTTGCAATTACCGATCACGATACGGTTGCAGGCTTAAGTGAAGCCCGCGCCTTTAATCAAGCGCAGGCCGAACCGTTAAAACTGATTTCTGGGGTTGAGATTTCAACCCGCTGGAATAGTTACGATATTCACATTGTGGCGCTCAACTTTGATGAGACCCATGCCGAGTTATTACGTTTTTTAGCACATCAGCGTGAGTTGCGTGAGCAGCGCGCCGAAGAAATCGGCCATCGCCTCGCTAAAGCGGGGATTGAAGGCGCCTATGAGGGCGCTAAAAAACTCGCCGCAGGCGCCGCCTTAAGCCGTGGTCACTATGCACGCTGGCTTGCCGATAATGGCCATGCGGTGGATATGCCAAGTGTGTTCAAACGCTATTTAGCTCGCGGTAAAACTGGCTATGTGCCCAACAATTGGGGTGATATGGCCAGCGCAATTGAGGTGATCCACAATGCGGGCGGCCTCGCGGTATTGGCCCATCCGAGCGGTTATAAGCTGTCGGCCAAATGGTTAAAGCGTTTAGTGCGAGAATTTAAAGAAGCAGGCGGGGATGCCATGGAAGTGGTGCTCGGCCAACAAACGGTGGATGACAGGGCCAATTTAGTGGCGCTGAGTGTCCAAAATCAGTTGCTTGCATCGATAGGGAGTGATTTTCACTTTCCAAGCAATTGGATTGAACTAGGTAAAAATCTCTACCAGCCCCAAGGTATTGATTGGGTCTGGCAGTCGGGATCTTGGGTGGAACGACCATGAGTCAGTTTTTTTATGTACACGA encodes:
- a CDS encoding PHP domain-containing protein — translated: MNTQSILADLHSHTTASDGHLTPSELVARALEKGVQLFAITDHDTVAGLSEARAFNQAQAEPLKLISGVEISTRWNSYDIHIVALNFDETHAELLRFLAHQRELREQRAEEIGHRLAKAGIEGAYEGAKKLAAGAALSRGHYARWLADNGHAVDMPSVFKRYLARGKTGYVPNNWGDMASAIEVIHNAGGLAVLAHPSGYKLSAKWLKRLVREFKEAGGDAMEVVLGQQTVDDRANLVALSVQNQLLASIGSDFHFPSNWIELGKNLYQPQGIDWVWQSGSWVERP
- a CDS encoding anthranilate synthase component 1; amino-acid sequence: MTLKTFNQVTQVDGENVASSQQTFARSHTLKAALAYHSDPLRLYQHITQDAPHTMLLESAEIDSKENLKSMVMTHAALMIRCDGYRLRFSALSDNGISLLAPIEQFFTARASQTQCQRDGHNLVVTLQKDTELKDEDARLKSTSPLDGLRLFVKHIDCGAHTDSQSKPAFKDLFLGGVLAYDLIDTVEPLPEAPNGANDCPDYLFYLAETLILIDHKQKHAELITHNFSEGTEKHSVVTQALAERAENIRAQCEALAKNATPAPALVGITATEQVNVSDEDFKQTVIDLKEHIIAGDIFQVVPSRSFSLPCPNTLGAYRALRLTNPSPYMFYFRGHDFTLFGASPESALKYEASNNQVEVYPIAGTRKRGKTASGKIDFDLDSRIELELRLDKKELSEHLMLVDLARNDIARISQSGSRKVAELLKVDRYSHVMHLVSRVTGQLRQDLDALHAYQACMNMGTLVGAPKVRASQLVRQAEKTRRGSYGGAVGYLNALGDMDTCIVIRSAFVKNGVAHIQAGAGVVFDSDPQSEADETRQKAQAVISAIKMGAGLDESHQATATTSTEQQ